A single genomic interval of Hevea brasiliensis isolate MT/VB/25A 57/8 chromosome 4, ASM3005281v1, whole genome shotgun sequence harbors:
- the LOC110638290 gene encoding LOW QUALITY PROTEIN: pollen receptor-like kinase 3 (The sequence of the model RefSeq protein was modified relative to this genomic sequence to represent the inferred CDS: inserted 1 base in 1 codon), with protein MSVVRLLVLLLLLTLSLGNLAFSLPENEALLKFKNSLTRAVTLGNWVSGSSPCINGWVGAICFDGFVTGLHLSDLSLSGTIDIEALQQLPGLRTISFANNSFSGPIPEFNKLGALKSLLLSHNEFSGEIPNDFFVPMSSLKKIWLSNNKFTGKIPGSVMELPHLKELHLEGNQFSGPIPPLKQPKLLLTSLDLSHNKLEGEIPPSFSTFSASSFAENDGLCGKPLDKDCSSSPPAMVVPGRASISNSNSTSLFGVMMLALIVILIFFAMCPSSRTHKDDNFSMLEKENLDEVVLSVRGHGSSKRPWSENSRRGSGSSXKGSSHHGKHGTGDLIMLNEEKGSFGLQDLMKAAAEVLGNGRLGSAYKAMLTNGLSVVVKRMKEMNMLGRDSFDAEMRRFGRIRHKNILTPLAYHFMKEEKLMVSEFMPKGSLLYLLHGDRGFCHTELTWATRLKIIKGIASGLSFLHSEYANYNLPHGNLKSSNVLLNETYEPLLGDYALDPLINPSHSAQVMFAYKSPEYIVNRQVSPKSDVYCLGIIILEVVTGKFPSQYLSNGKGGTDVVRWTHQASSEGKEKELIDPEIANNSSSDSVQQMVQLLRIGATCAESNTAQRINMSEAIRRIEEIQV; from the exons ATGAGCGTTGTTCGCCTTCTTGTTCTCCTTCTCCTCCTCACACTCTCTCTCGGCAACCTCGCATTTTCCTTACCAGAAAACGAGGCTCTTCTCAAATTTAAGAACTCCCTAACTCGGGCTGTTACCTTGGGTAATTGGGTTTCAGGATCCAGCCCTTGTATAAATGGATGGGTTGGTGCCATTTGCTTTGATGGTTTCGTCACAGGCCTTCATCTTTCAGACTTGAGTCTCTCAGGAACAATTGATATCGAAGCATTGCAACAGCTTCCTGGCCTTAGAACCATCAGTTTTGCTAACAACTCATTCTCAGGTCCAATCCCTGAGTTCAATAAACTTGGTGCATTAAAATCACTCTTATTATCCCACAATGAGTTTTCTGGTGAAATACCAAATGATTTCTTCGTCCCTATGTCATCTTTAAAGAAAATTTGGCTCTCTAATAATAAATTCACTGGAAAAATACCCGGGTCAGTGATGGAACTACCGCATCTCAAGGAATTGCACCTCGAAGGGAACCAATTCTCTGGACCAATCCCTCCATTGAAACAACCCAAGCTACTACTAACCTCCCTGGACCTCTCACACAACAAACTCGAAGGAGAAATTCCTCCGAGCTTTTCCACATTCAGTGCCTCTTCATTTGCTGAAAATGATGGACTCTGTGGAAAACCACTCGACAAAGATTGCTCTTCAAGCCCTCCAGCAATGGTTGTACCAGGAAGAGCCTCTATATCGAATTCTAATTCCACATCACTGTTTGGGGTGATGATGTTAGCATTGATAGTAATTCTCATTTTCTTTGCCATGTGTCCTTCAAGCAGGACGCATAAGGACGATAACTTTAGCATGTTAGAGAAAGAGAACCTTGATGAGGTAGTGCTGTCCGTGCGGGGACACGGCTCAAGCAAGAGGCCGTGGTCAGAGAATAGTCGAAGAGGAAGTGGGTCTA CGAAGGGATCCAGCCATCACGGAAAGCATGGTACGGGTGATCTGATAATGCTAAACGAAGAAAAGGGTAGTTTTGGTTTGCAGGATTTGATGAAGGCGGCAGCCGAAGTCCTTGGAAATGGCAGGTTGGGGTCTGCTTATAAGGCCATGTTGACAAATGGATTGTCAGTAGTAGTAAAAAGGATGAAGGAGATGAATATGTTGGGAAGAGATTCGTTTGATGCTGAAATGAGGCGGTTTGGGAGGATAAGGCACAAAAACATTTTGACTCCATTGGCGTACCATTTCATGAAGGAGGAGAAGCTTATGGTGTCAGAGTTCATGCCTAAAGGAAGCTTGTTGTATTTATTGCATG GCGATCGTGGATTTTGCCATACTGAACTCACTTGGGCAACCCGTCTAAAGATAATCAAGGGAATTGCAAGTGGATTAAGTTTTCTGCATTCGGAGTATGCAAACTATAACCTTCCCCATGGAAATCTCAAGTCCAGCAATGTTCTTTTAAATGAAACTTACGAGCCACTTCTGGGTGACTATGCCTTGGATCCACTAATCAATCCCAGTCATTCTGCACAGGTAATGTTTGCTTATAAATCACCAGAATATATAGTAAACCGTCAGGTTTCTCCCAAGTCAGATGTGTATTGTCTCGGAATCATCATTCTTGAAGTGGTCACTGGAAAATTCCCTTCTCAGTATCTTAGCAATGGTAAGGGAGGGACAGATGTTGTGCGATGGACCCACCAAGCAAGCTCGGAAGGGAAAGAGAAAGAATTAATCGATCCTGAGATAGCAAACAATAGCAGTTCGGATTCAGTTCAGCAGATGGTGCAATTGCTTCGTATTGGAGCTACTTGCGCTGAAAGTAATACAGCGCAACGGATAAATATGAGTGAAGCAATTAGGAGGATAGAAGAAATACAGGTTTGA
- the LOC110638265 gene encoding uncharacterized protein LOC110638265 produces the protein MYRTAAKRLLSGATVGKSSVARLRFLNLQTIGTGFRFCTSVNPQSISNQNPNNQNQIRCLNVEATPNQSDSNLSSSSTSSSSSGSTSFTADDAGYGHHHHRQQERRIPRVEYQDEQARVLQASFRHVIRLGWSEEAMIAGARDAGVSPAIIGSFPRKEAALVEFFMDECLQKLIDRIDSGEELQNLVPSERISKLVRIRLEMQAPYISKWPQALSIQAHPANVPTSFKQRAILLDEIWHAAGDEGSDINWYVKRTVLGGIYSTTEIYMLTDSSPDFRDTWAFLDCRVKDAFDFKKTIQEAMYLAEAVGAGMGNSLQGFVKGVLKG, from the exons ATGTATAGAACGGCGGCTAAGCGGCTACTCTCCGGTGCTACCGTGGGTAAGAGTAGCGTCGCCCGTCTCAGATTCCTTAATCTCCAAACAATCGGTACCGGTTTTCGCTTTTGCACCTCAGTGAATCCTCAATCAATCTCCAATCAAAACCCtaataatcaaaatcaaatcCGATGTCTGAATGTGGAGGCCACACCTAACCAATCAGACTCAAACTTGTCATCATCTTCAACGTCTTCgtcttcaagtgggtcaacatcATTTACGGCTGACGATGCCGGATACGGTCACCACCACCATCGCCAGCAGGAGAGGCGGATTCCGAGAGTTGAGTACCAAGATGAGCAAGCTCGCGTTCTTCAGGCTTCCTTTCGCCACGTG ATAAGGTTGGGATGGAGTGAAGAAGCCATGATTGCTGGTGCAAGGGACGCTGGTGTCTCCCCTGCTATCATTGGATCTTTTCCTCGAAAGGAAGCCgcactagtcgag TTTTTTATGGATGAGTGCTTACAAAAGCTTATTGATCGAATTGACTCTGGGGAGGAGTTACAAAATTTGGTACCTAGTGAACGCATCTCGAAGCTTGTTAGGATCCGACTAGAAATGCAAGCTCCCTACATTTCTAAATGGCCCCAAGCTCTGAGCATCCAG GCACACCCAGCAAATGTTCCAACTAGTTTTAAGCAGCGTGCAATACTGCTTGATGAGATCTGGCATGCTGCTGGTGACGAGGGATCTGATATCAATTGGTATGTAAAGCGCACTGTCCTGGGAGGGATATACTCAACAACTGAGATTTACATGCTGACTGATAGTTCCCCAG ATTTTCGTGATACATGGGCATTCTTGGATTGTCGAGTGAAAGATGCTTTTGATTTCAAGAAGACAATTCAAGAG GCAATGTACTTGGCTGAAGCTGTTGGTGCTGGAATGGGGAATTCTTTGCAAGGTTTTGTGAAGGGAGTTTTAAAGGGTTGA
- the LOC131179321 gene encoding uncharacterized protein LOC131179321: MDFLEDRPIVYDGGSGSVKAGFAGDDAPCVVFPNVIGRPRSKHAMIGIGQKDMYFGDEADARRGVLELSHPIHHGIVRDWEAIERIWKHTFDRELRVTIEEHPVLLTEAPLNPKINREKMVEIMFEAFEIPATYIAMQAVLSLYASGRTTGIVMDSGEGVTHVVPIYEGYALPHAIHRLDLAGKDLTEYLTRILAEEGHNFTTSAEKEIVRDIKERISYVAMDFDKELATSIKCSELDKQYELPDGQVITVGAARFRCPEVLFNPSRLGMESGGVHEIVVRSIRRCDMDIRREMFSNVVLSGGTTVIPGLADRLAKEVSSLASPGVRVRVVAPPERKYSVWIGGSILASLSTFQQMWVTKAEYMESGSSIVHMKCF; encoded by the exons ATGGATTTTCTTGAAGACCGGCCAATTGTTTACGACGGTGGATCCGGCTCTgtaaag GCTGGTTTTGCTGGTGATGATGCTCCTTGTGTGGTATTTCCCAACGTAATAGGCCGGCCTCGAAGCAAGCATGCCATGATCGGTATTGGACAGAAGGATATGTACTTCGGAGATGAAGCAGACGCAAGGCGGGGAGTTCTTGAATTAAGCCATCCTATCCATCATGGAATTGTCCGAGACTGGGAAGCAATAGAGAGAATCTGGAAGCATACCTTTGACAGGGAACTCAGGGTAACCATAGAAGAACATCCTGTTCTtttaactgaagctccactcAATCCCAAAATTAACAGAGAAAAGATGGTCGAGATCATGTTTGAAGCCTTTGAAATCCCAGCCACGTATATAGCTATGCAGGCTGTGTTATCTCTATATGCCAGCGGCCGGACTACAG GTATTGTTATGGACTCTGGAGAAGGAGTTACACATGTAGTTCCTATTTATGAAGGGTATGCGCTTCCACATGCCATCCATAGGCTTGATTTGGCAGGAAAGGACCTCACGGAGTATCTCACCAGGATCCTAGCAGAAGAGGGCCATAATTTTACCACGTCTGCAGAGAAAGAAATCGTCAGGGACATAAAAGAACGAATTTCATATGTGGCAATGGATTTTGATAAAGAGCTCGCTACATCGATAAAGTGTTCAGAGCTAGACAAGCAATATGAATTGCCGGATGGGCAAGTCATAACTGTAGGAGCTGCACGGTTCAGGTGCCCAGAAGTTCTCTTTAATCCAAGCAGGTTAGGAATGGAGTCAGGGGGTGTGCATGAGATTGTGGTGAGGTCAATCAGAAGGTGTGATATGGACATCAGGAGAGAGATGTTTAGCAATGTGGTGCTTAGTGGGGGAACTACAGTAATACCTGGCCTGGCTGATCGACTGGCTAAGGAGGTTAGCTCATTGGCATCTCCTGGAGTGAGGGTAAGAGTGGTTGCTCCACCAGAGAGGAAGTATAGTGTGTGGATTGGTGGCTCTATTTTGGCTTCTTTAAGCACATTTCAGCAG ATGTGGGTAACAAAGGCAGAATACATGGAGTCCGGATCTTCCATTGTGCACATGAAGTGCTTCTAA